Proteins encoded within one genomic window of Vanrija pseudolonga chromosome 3, complete sequence:
- the fech gene encoding Ferrochelatase, mitochondrial — MPITTHSAASAARRAAASSSRPSLARCLATVRDSPAKPEKAPTAVVMLNMGGPSTIPEVGDFLSRLFHDNDLIPLPMQSVFAPFIAQRRTPKIEEQYKEIGGGSPILKWTRAQGEAMCALLDELNPGSAPHKPYVAFRYAQPLTETCLDEMKADGVTRAVAFTQYPQYSCSTTGSSLNELYRVAKKQGYGATGDVEWSAIDRWPADQGLVKAFAHNIRAALQAYPEDRRKDVVLLFSAHSLPIEIVNRGDPYTPEVAATVYAIMQELGFSNPWRLTWQSKVGPKAWQGPQTAKAIEGLAKLGKKDICLVPVAFTSDHIETLFELDIEVKEDAEKLGVHLTRAESLNDSPIFARALADIVSKHLNDYDAGKIGAASAQLELRCPGCTSPKCARTKSWLARGGKEAEA; from the exons ATGCCCATCACCACTCACTCGGCCGCTTCAGCAGCGCGCAGGGCGGCTGCATCGTCGTCCCGGCCATCGCTCGCCCGTTGCCTCGCGACTGTCCGCGACTCGCCGGCAAAGCCAGAGAAGGC GCCCACAG CCGTTGTGATGCTGAACATGGGCGGCCCTTCAACC ATCCCCGAGGTTGGCGACTTCCTCTCCCGCCTGTTTCACGACAACGACCTGATCCCTCTGCCTATGCAGTCTGTCTTTGCGCCATTCATCGCGCAGCGGAGGACGCCAAAGATTGAGGAGCAGTACAAGGAGATTGGTGGCGGGTCGCCCATTCTCAAGTGGACGCGGGCGCAGGGCGAGGCCATgtgcgcgctgctcgacgagctcaacccCGGATCGGCGCCACACAAGCCCTACGTCGCGTTCCGGTACGCGCAGCCGCTCACCGAGACGTGTCTGGATGAGATgaaggccgacggcgtgacCCGCGCTGTGGCCTTCACGCAGTACCCTCAGTactcgtgctcgacgaccggGTCGTCGCTCAACGAGCTGTACCGCGTCGCGAAGAAGCAGGGCTACGGCGCGACTGGCGACGTTGAGTGGAGTGCGATCGACCGCTGGCCGGCCGACCAGGGCCTCGTCAAGGCGTTCGCCCACAACAttcgcgccgcgctccaggCGTACCCCGAGGACAGGAGAAAAGATGTCGTCTTGCTGTTCTCGGCGCACTCGCTCCCGATTGAGATTGTCAA CCGTGGTGACCCGTACACCCCCGAGGTCGCGGCCACCGTCTACGCTATCATGCAGGAGCTCGGCTTCTCCAACCCGTGGCGCCTGACGTGGCAGTCCAAGGTCGGCCCCAAGGCGTGGCAGGGCCCGCAGACGGCCAAGGCGATCGAGGGGCtggccaagctcggcaagaAGGACATTTGCCTTGTGCCCGTGGCCTTTACCTCGGACCACATTGAGACGCTgttcgagctcgacattgaggtcaaggaggacgccgagaagctTGGTGTGCACCTCACGCGTGCCGAGTCGCTCAACGACTCGCCGATCTTTGCCCGTGCCCTTGCCGACATTGTGAGCAAGCACCTCAACGACTATGACGCTGGCAAGATTGGCGCTGCGAGCGCACAGCTCGAGCTCAGGTGCCCCGGGTGCACGAGCCCGAAGTGCGCGCGGACGAAGAgctggctcgcgcgcggtggcaaggaggccgaggcgtaG
- the ZNHIT2 gene encoding Zinc finger HIT domain-containing protein 2, whose product MSIRQPKPKQIRLPFDVPRPKKGAEAPARICGICRRNDSRYTCPRCNVAYCSLACFQDEAHAQCSEPFYKATVMSQIALDPGAGAKEKADTLAMLRRFEEAAVDGEDAMAALEAEQGDEDDLVAALDGIDLENIDSNELFRLLPPAHRDAFLAAMRDPESAETRELLADAAAGGLGEAEPVPPALPWWEARLDGPRAASPPPPVDAAVVDAIQPPPGVGPKLVYNVLAVVLAYLHTLLSLRLPSLDAAYLAQQGVEAEDVKVEIGALVPFLTAPKSTTRFESVEQAWGSVWDAMQASAPPRALLPRLLDMAAPLLHPPITTDPPRAASVLDDLYRLFARPKAAAPAKKVAFYLAAMRQVPRAEWLAVEREVKKDADKLREESADEAAAQPTVGASLKLEDPPTGPLPPASITLL is encoded by the exons ATGTCCATACGCCAGCCAAAGCCCAAGCAGATCCGGCTCCCGTTCGACGTGCCGCGTCCCAagaagggcgccgaggcgccagcAAGAATATGCGGCAT ATGCCGGCGCAACGACAGCAGGTATACCTGCCCACGGTGTAACGTGGCGTACTGCTCGCTCGCATGTTTCCAGGACGAG GCGCACGCGCAGTGCTCGGAACCCTTCTACAAGGCGACTGTCATGTCACAgatcgcgctcgaccccggcgcgggcgccaaggagaaggccgacaCGCTGGCCATGCTGCGGCGCTTCGAGGAGGCCGCAGTGGACGGGGAGGACGCCATGGCGGCACTGGAAGCGGAGCagggggacgaggacgacctcgtAGCCGCACTGGACGGCATTGATCTCG AAAACATCGACTCGAACGAGCTCTTCCGCCTGCTGCCCCCGGCGCACAGggacgccttcctcgccgccatgcGCGACCCCGAGTCGGCAGAgacgcgcgagctgctcgccgacgctgcggccggcgggctgggcgaggcggagcccGTGCCCCCCGCGCTGCCGTGGTGGGAGGCGCGGCTGGACggaccgcgcgccgcgtcgccacCCCCGCCTGTGGACgcggctgtcgtcgacgcgatccagccgccgcccggcgTCGGCCCAAAGCTCGTGTACAACGTGCTCGCTGTAGT ACTGGCATACCTCCACACACTGCTcagcctccgcctcccctccctcgaCGCAGCATACTTGGCCCAGcaaggcgtcgaggccgaagaTGTTAAGGTTGAGATTGGCGCCCTCGTGCCGTTCCTCACCGCTCCCAAGTCGACCACCCGCTTCGAAAGTGTCGAGCAGGCCTGGGGTAGTGTGTGGGACGCGATGCAggcgtccgcgccgccacgagccctcctcccccgcctgcTGGACATGGccgcccccctcctccacccgcCCATCACGACTGACCCCCCGCGTGCCGCGTCGGTTCTCGACGATCTTTACCGCCTGTTCGCGCGCCCCAAGGCTGCTGCACCAGCCAAGAAGGTCGCATTCTACCTCGCTGCCATGCGGCAGGTACCCCGCGCCGAGTGGCTAGCAGTCGAGCGCGAAGTGAAGAAGGATGCGGACAAGTTGCGAGAGGAGAGTGCGGATGAGGCAGCCGCCCAGCCAACGGTTGGCGCCAGCTTGAAGCTCGAGGACCCGCCCACCGGACCACTCCCACCAGCCAGCATTACACTGTTGTAA